One window from the genome of Nicotiana tomentosiformis chromosome 5, ASM39032v3, whole genome shotgun sequence encodes:
- the LOC138892883 gene encoding uncharacterized protein, whose translation MRARSSGHSDEFRGGQRQPRYPAQLSASAPPQFADRRFDRSIYLGPSQNSRTSNSQYRGESSQMRPPLPRCAQCGKQHAGQCHVGLDVCYTCGYPGHVMRDCQTRGGAGSTLSYVTLLVASKFGIEPELIEPFEVSIPVGHPVIARRVYKDCIVVVHSRSIVADLIKLDMVEFDVIMGMDWLVSSYVCVDCRSKMVRFQFPGEPVLKWKGNISPKGRFISYIKERKMIRKSYIYHLVRVQDVKAESPTLQSILVLNEFPDELLGLPPEREIEFAIDILPDTQPISIPPYRMEPAELRDLKEQLRDLLEKGFIRPTFLGHFISDEGIRVDTQKIEAVKTWPSPTTPTKVRSFLGLVGYYRRFVEGFSSLSALLTKLTQKDTTTSSLVTEVIERQYEDPVLAHYRDTTPVDGQAERTIQTLEDMLWNYVMDFRGSWNEHLPLIEFAYNNNYHSSIQMAPYEALYGRKCRSHIEWFEVGKAKLVGPKLVQQTVENIKLIRERLLATQSHQKSFADNR comes from the exons ATGAGAGCGAGATCTTCAGGCCATTCTGATGAGTTccgaggtggtcagagacagccgaggtatccagcccagctgtcggctagtgcaccccctcagtttgccgataggagatttgatcgttccatatATTTAGGTCCTAGTCAGAATTCCAGGACCTCTaattctcagtataggggtgagtcgagtcagatgaggccgcctttgccacgatgtgctcagtgtggtaagcagcatgctgGGCAGTGCCATGTAGGGTTGgatgtttgttatacttgtggttatccaggccacgttatgagagattgtcagacgagaggtggtgcag gttccaccttatcatacgtcactctgttggttgctagtaagtttgggatagaacctgagttgattgaGCCTTTTGAGGTGTCTATACCTGTTGGgcatccagtgatagctagacgggtatataaagactgtatagtagtagttcatagtcgttcTATAGTAGCAGACCTGATCAAGTTAGATATggtggaatttgatgttataatgggtatggattggttggttTCTTCTTATGTTtgcgttgattgtagatcaaagatggttcggttccagtttccaggggagccagTTCTGAAGTGGAAAGGTAATATATCGCCGAAAGGTAGATTTATTTCATATATCAAGgaaaggaagatgatcagaaagagctatatttatcacttagttcgggtacaagatgtgaaagcagagtcaccgacccttcaGTCTATCCTGGTgcttaatgagtttcccgatgaacTTCTAGGCCTTCCGCCAGAGCGGGAGATTGAATTTGCTATtgacatattaccagatactcagccgatatctattcctccttatagaatggaACCTGCAGAGCTAAGAGAtttgaaagaacaactgagggatttgcttgaaaaaggctttatcagaccta CTTTCCTTGGTCATTTTATTTCAGATGAAGGTATTCGGgttgatacacagaagattgaggcagtgaagacgtGGCCAAGTCCCACAACACCAACgaaggttcgtagcttcctgggtttggtaggttattacaggagatttgtagagggcttttcttctctttcagcactaTTGACAAAGCTGACTCAGAAG GACacaacaacatcctctttagtaactgaagtaattgaacgccagtatgaggatcctgtgctagctcattaTAGGGATACAACGCCAGTAGAcggtcaggctgagcgtactattcagacacttgaggatatgctaTGGAATtatgtgatggacttcaggggtagctggaaTGAGCATCttccgcttattgagttcgcgtataataataACTATCattctagcattcagatggctccatacgaagctctttacggacgaaagtgtaggtcACATATCGAATGGTTCGAAGTTGGGAAAGCCAAGTTAGTAGGACCAAAGTTGGTACAACAGACAGTTGAGAAtattaagcttatacgggaaaggctattagcaactcagagtcatcagaagtcctttGCAGATAATCGATGa